catttacatagaaacaccccctcctataagcggggatgaaattttaagagtggtggccagtgacccagaacgaacaaaagtcaaagctggcaactcaggtttgtattcaaacaaatttacacgaaatgcacgcacgagatacgacttttctttctattttctctctttcacaccGTATAGAGTAGGCTAGGGCAAAATCGGTCAAGATTCACTTCCGGGAGCACGCACGGGCAGACGCTTGGTAAGTTTTTTCCTGTTTTCTCAAAGTAAACCCCGTTTTACACCCTGTGCTGCACCCGAGCGTTTGTAGACAGATGTCAGGTAACGTCTGCTATAATTTTATGATGGCTGATGCTGTATTTGTGGCAAAAACTTGCAATAAAATCGTCAGTCGGGAGCTAAAGTCCGGATGCGGACCAGATTTGGATGGCTACGGTCAAGATTGTTTACTTTTTAGGACCATTTTCGTCTGTTTTCTCGTTATATTTTGCACTCTGGCATATTCACGCATTAAACCCAACGCTCTTCTCACTTTTTGCATCAATAGAAAATCTATGTCCGCTTTAGATCTCCGTACTTGGGCATCAGCATTCACTTTATTCATTGAAGGCTAAAGTCCATCTCATTTCAGCCCAGAACAGCTAAAGGGCTAAagtccagaacaaaaagataaagaagtctttgtgtttgatttatgcGTGCTATAAGCCCAGTTTGATTGGTGTGCAATGTATGACATACTCTTGAGAAAACACAGCAATGTTTTTGCATTGTAGGGGATGGGATTCAGCCCTTTCATTTGTCTGGATAGTTCAAATGTTTAACATTGTGCGAGGTTTTGCTTTTTGCAGATGGCTGATTTATCAGTACTTACTTTAGACAGCTTCCTCGACTGTTCCGAGGAAGTTGTGCCAGGAACGGTCGAGGAAGCTGTCAGTGTGCCGGCGGAGACTGACCAGACTGACCAGGAGCCGGGAGAACCGAAACATACATCCACCCCACACAAGGCGCATTTGTGTGGGGGCTGTGGGCGTCAGTACAAAACTGCCAGCAACCTCCACAAGCACGCCAAGATGGCACATGGGTCTGGGGATGGGCCAACGTTTGAATGTGAACAGTGTGGAAAAGGCTACATGGAACGTGTGTACTTCGAGGCGCACTCCAACAGGCACAAGAAAATTGCACCCCATACATGCCCAACACCAACATGTGGCAAAGCATTCAAGAACATGGTGTGCTGACGGTACAATGAAATTTACCTTTGATTCTGATGACAGGCATCTCCCAGAGTCAGCCGAACCTTCAACAACTTGACCTAGTCCTTTCAGGCCACCCATGAATCGAAGTAGCTTCCCACCAAAAAGCTTGTAAGCTGTTTGCCAAAACGTTTTGGTCTGACTTGCGAATCTCATTCCACATGTTTTCTTTGTAGAATAGAAAGTGGCAACGTCTAGAAAGAGAAGGAGTGCAATGTTGTCAAGTGGTAGTGTGCCGTCAGCAATTATTTCATGTAGGGATATCCAAGCCGACAGAAGACCCTGGTCTTTCAAGCGAGCTGCAGCTTTTAGCCACAACGGTACAAAGTCGTCCtcttcttttttgggggggccttcttcttttttgggggggggccttcGGGACTCGCTGCGCATGCTTCATATTTGAAACTTTTGCTAATTAGCAAATGTTTCCCTGTTTTTTCATCAATGGTCAATTGACGAAATTTGGGCTGTTTATCTGAATGATTTGACTCCAGGTGTTCTTTGACGACTCTGATTGAGTCAAATTTGCCCTCGCAGTAGTAGCATCTGATGTCCATCAGCTGGAACAAGGAACAACACATTCTTAAAATAGTTATACCCATGCTATAGTGAAAGCAATGTTTTGGCATTTCAACATCAAGCCAAGAGTTCAAAGGGTGAAATTCAAACTGAAGACCCCCATCAGCACATTGAGGTATACAGAaatgcgctttataaatgctattaattcttcttctttttcttcttcttcttcttcttcttcttcttcttcttcttcttcttcttcttattattattatagtagtagtagtagtagtagtagtagtagtattactACAATGCAAAGACATTGCTGTGTTTTCTCAAGAGTATGTCATACATTGCACATCAATCAAACTGGGCTTATAGCATgcataaatcaaacacaaagacgtctttctctttttgttctggACTTTAGCCCTTTAGCTGTTCTGGGCTGAAATGAGATGGACTTTAGCCTTCAATACATAGTGCAATGAATAAAGTGAATGCTGATGCCCAAGTACGGAGATCTAAAGCAGACATAGATTTTCTATTGATGCAAAAAGCGAGAAGAGTGTTGGGTTTAATGCGTGAATATGCCAGAGTGCAAAATATAACGAGAAAACAGACGAAAATGGTCCTAAAAAGTAAACAATCTTGACCGTAGCCATCCAAATCTGGTCCGCATCCGGACTTTAGCTCCCGACTGACGGTTTCATTGCAAGTTTTTGCCACAAATACAGCATCAGCCATCATAAAATTATAGCAGACGTTACCTGACATCTGTCTACAAACGCTCGGGTGCAGCACAGGGTGTAAAACGGGGTTTACTTTGAGAAAACAGGAAAAAACTTACCAAGCGTCTGCCCGTGCGTGTTCCCGGAAGTGAATCTTGACCGATTTTGCCCTAGCCTACTCTATACGGTGTgtctttgggactttcatttgcgttagatcggtttcatatgaaaaaccgaagacaagccctgctattttgcactgagaaactttggaagcagcgtgtttactcctgggtttcgctgtagtacaattacctTCACTTACCGGCTTCCTCGCTTGCTTCAAAAGTAAGCACTTtttccgtcccatgcatgcgaaattgaggatgtacttccgatgtcgctcaaaacgttggaagttgtcgcaaactaccatcaattacttcctcgctttgcttcgaagtaagcccttcttccggcccatgcatacgaaagtgacgCAAGTTCTTCccatgtcactcaaaacttcgggagttttcgcgaactttccccataagcatacgggcactgatatggcccttcgtggtcggctgggcgcaaacaaacaaacaaagtggcTGTGGACTACGTGACAAgtcgcaaaaaaaacaaaaaaacaagaaattcctccgaggtaggaaaaacacccccgttggtcaaagggaaataaccattctcactgccaccaactgagaaggttatttccctttgaccattaatatgtccctctataagtccttgtagaatcttaatccaccaataactcccttaccgtgtgtttgactggtcccaatttttgtaaggaccgtctcaggaatgtatagaacctgttcaccaagtttggtgacgatcggtccgttcattcttgagatctatatgcgaacacaaacaaacaaacaaacaaacacatcgaccgaatcctatacacacccctataccgggggtgtaataaacaaatgacaaagagtaacaagtcgcgtaaggcgaaaatacaatatttagtcaagtagctgtcgaactcacagaatgaaacgcaatgccattttactcgtagcatcgtcaggccaccgctcatggcaaaggcagtgaaattgacaagaagagcggggtagtagttgcgctaagaaggatagcacgcttttctgtacctctctttgttttaactttctgagcgtgtttttaatccaaacatatcatatctatatgtttttggaatcaggaaccgacaaggaataagatgaaagtgtttttaaattgatttggacaatttaattttgataataatttttatatatttaattttcagagcttgtttttaatccgaatataacatatttatatgtttttagaatcagcaaatgatggagaataagataaacgtaaatttggatcgttttataattttttatttttttttacaattttcagatttttaatgaccaaagtcattaattaatttttaagccaccaagctgaaatgcaataccgaaccccgggcttcgtcgaagattacttgaccaaaatttcaaccaatttggttgaaaaatgagggcgtgacagtgccgcctcaactttcacgaaaagccggatatgacgtcatcaaagacatttatccaaaaaatgaaaaaaatgttcggggatttcatacccaggaactctcatgtcaaatttcataaagatcggtccagtagtttagtctgaatagctctacacacagacacacacacacacacacacgcacacacacacacacacacacacacgcacatacaccacgaccctcgtttcgattccccctcgatgttaaaatatttagtcaaaacttgactaaatataataaatataaaaagaggtcgGTAGAACTCCGTGCATTGCACGCCAAGCGGGGTAAGCGAAGGTCGAACTGACCTTGGACCTAATATGGATGCATAGGTCCAAgaactgacctaaatcacacaACTTGACGACTGCCGTGAGTACTGTATCTCACAAAATAGACGTTTCCTAGTTATTTCAAGATTGACAGACGACCGCATAGCTCAGTGGATAGGACTGCGGCGCGGTCTCTGAAATCGATGTTTCGAGCCCCATCAATGCCATATTTTTTGGGTGTATATTTATGAATCATGCGCGctttttttgttcaatttataaaacacagtatactttttttttttttttttggggggggtggggcaaGTTTTTTTGTGGTGCTCATTAATATAAATAAATCGCAAGTCAAAACAATAATAAATGCCTTGTAGTGCCGGGCGGTTTAAAAAAATGTACTTCAGTTCACATTAGTTCTGAATTGCACTAAAATCATCAAGACTTTTGTGAAAAATCACTCACTGAAACAGACGCAGCACGCGCGCCTgcttaaatacacacacacacacacataaaacacacacacacacaaaacacacacacacacacacacacacacgcacacacacacacacacacacacacacatacacatacacacacagaggcaccaCTGTTTATACAGTTTTTAAATACtatgcaacacatgtaacccaaacaaaacatgtttccgtaccccttcttttattaaaggtactgaacttgtcaaatccaggtgcacggagcccatggggcttttagtcatacctcaggcagctatccgttagaagaactaccaagtttaattgacttgcacccaaagagtcaagaactgcgatttttttacaaattaatttcgtattcggacccggctggtcttgacctatttttggatctaaatttagatcaggtagatcaccacatcatgcacaaaaagacacgtcactagcaaactatttCAGACATCaccatgagtttgtgtaaaacaaaatggaggccggaatcactcagttgaatcgaactccgaccaaacaccacgtaataactaggttaatttatgcactcgcgtgaacaagaaactgtcgagcttcacagatgtcgtcgttgggtagttttgggtttgttttactaccatgggaggatttttgaactgtaaatgcactcagctgcaacaaaaacgcaaaacgaaggctgtgagctgcactgtgcctgtAAAACACAGCTTTGGCCCTTGATCATATGAAAACGAGTGTCTACCAAACGATAAATTCTTCCCCGTGCATATCAAACCGTTTTCCTCGTGCATGAgttttcgcgaacttcccccataagcatacgggcacaGAACAGGTTCTTTTGTTTCGTTATCTTGCGTATTACTTGTGTCATgccattcctactgatgcaagGTTGTGCGACAATTTTgaaggggtaccatgacaacaAGCTCTGTAGTTCAGCAATGACTCTATGGATTGGCTTTGGTACTTTCAGGATCTTATGCCTACATAGAAAACGTACATGGGGTCAATTTTTGGGGTGCCATTGTTTGGAAGGCGGTTACGTgacccctgtaaaagaaatctttgatccgaaaagtgtacTAGACAGCTAAGTTGAGTGCCTTTAATGACTCGCATAGAATgaaaatgaatgttttagtttggGTACGAAAATAGGTCCAATAATTTGTTTGCCGAGTTTAGTTACGTTTAGTCAAAGTTTTGACCTGCCAGCGAGTGCAAAAATCCCCGTGGTTTGTACATACAAgaacaagaccaaatgcgcacgataaagagcatgtaatccatgtccgagtttgACTGGTTCTAAACACATGAAAACATAgccagcatgcatcccccaaaAATGCAGTAGGGCTGCTCTAATGGTAGGGGAAGATCGACCAACATGTCAAATTGCAATCTTTTTGGTTGATAGATGGACTGCATGATTTTGTATCGCTTGAAGCGActtgaatttttatttgttcTTTAATAACGCAAACGATACACTCGGAAAGGTATTAGGCTTTATAGATCAATCACAGTAATTGAACGCGTGCATGTGAGAGTATCTGTTTAtgagtgtgacagtgtgtgtgtgtgtgtgtgtgcgtgtgtgtgtgtgtatgcgcgcttgcgtgtgtgtgcatgtgtagctaagtgtatgtgtgtgtgcgtgttttttgttGACAGAGCTGTCTAAATGTCCTtggttgacacacacacacacacacacactaacattcaCACAGACCTATAATCCGAAATACACaactaaatacacacacacacacacacacacacacacacacacacacacacacaaacggccTCTCAAGCACActccacacacagacaaaatattTCACCATGCTCACCAagaatgtttttgtttaatGCATGTTTATTCATTTAGGGtaatacacacactgacacacaagtactctctctctctctctctctctctctctctctttctctctcttcctctctctctctctctctctctctctctctctctctctctctctctctctctctctctctctctctctctctctctctctctctctctctctctctctctctctctctctctctctctctcttcacggACACGGATATATCGACACACGCAGATATACACCATTGTGACCGCCACCACCGCCAAAAATAATCAGAAGCATACATTAACAGCAACAATTTTTGCCTCTTGGCATTCCTCCGACTCTTGCGTCTATCACAAACCAAATTATCAATCATCAACCGTGGCAGACCCTacacagtggaatcccccttgtaagacccccaatttaagacccccccccccccacacacacacacacacacacacacttttaagaccttgctttcttGGAATTTCTGTTCATTACATCCGTACATTTACCTCTATATAAAtacttccccctttttaagacttttctttatttggtgtttaacgtcgttttcaaccgttcagtcaaggttatatcgcgacggggaaaggggggggggggggggggggggggggggggggggggggggaatgggatagagccacttgtcaattgtttcttgttcacaaaagcacaaataaaaaatttgctccaggggcttgcaacgtagtacaatatatgaccttactgggagaatgcaagtttccagtacaaaggacttaacatttcttacatactgcttgactaaaatctgtacaaacattgactatattctatacaagaaacacttaacaagggtaaaaggagaaacagaatctgttagtcgcctcttacggcttgctggggagcatcgggtaaattcttccccctaacccgcggggggtcctttttaagacctgattttgacACATTTGTGAAGATCTTAAAACAAGGGTTCCACTGAACAAGATGACTCACACCAAACCTCCCTGGGCATGCCACTGGCAGTGGAAGGAGAAGTCTTCCCTGCTGGCAAAACTTTTCTTGCAGGCAGCGCAATACAAGGCCAAATCTACCAGGTGGCGTTGCATGTGTCGTTTGAGCGACTTGGGCAGACGGAAC
The Littorina saxatilis isolate snail1 unplaced genomic scaffold, US_GU_Lsax_2.0 scaffold_2182, whole genome shotgun sequence DNA segment above includes these coding regions:
- the LOC138955151 gene encoding zinc finger protein 70-like, with product MADLSVLTLDSFLDCSEEVVPGTVEEAVSVPAETDQTDQEPGEPKHTSTPHKAHLCGGCGRQYKTASNLHKHAKMAHGSGDGPTFECEQCGKGYMERVYFEAHSNRHKKIAPHTCPTPTCGKAFKNMVC